In Flavobacteriales bacterium, the following are encoded in one genomic region:
- a CDS encoding YraN family protein encodes MTPTRKNTKTTGNKGEQIAVNYLEQQGYVIRCRNYRYGKAEIDIIAQTENRIVFLEVKTRSQYQEESLRDLLSIAQQKRIIEAAHHYIIAHDIDEEARFDLIIIPLNNSDKITHIKTAFYPSL; translated from the coding sequence TTGACCCCCACTAGAAAAAACACCAAGACTACTGGTAACAAAGGAGAACAAATTGCTGTAAATTATTTAGAGCAGCAAGGTTATGTTATTCGATGTAGAAACTACCGATATGGTAAGGCTGAAATTGACATTATCGCTCAAACAGAAAATCGCATTGTTTTTTTGGAAGTCAAAACACGTAGTCAATACCAAGAAGAATCTTTGAGAGACTTATTAAGTATTGCTCAACAAAAAAGGATTATAGAAGCTGCCCACCACTATATCATAGCCCACGATATTGATGAAGAAGCACGTTTTGATCTAATCATAATACCGCTTAACAATAGCGACAAAATAACACACATTAAGACTGCTTTTTACCCTTCTTTATAA